Genomic segment of Leishmania panamensis strain MHOM/PA/94/PSC-1 chromosome 20 sequence:
CTCTCGGCCGTCCTGCTGGATGCCATCTCTGCGCCTCGTCCATGGTGGGCGGCGATGCCTGGACGTTAGTGCTTCTGGGCGACACGATTGTGATGGAGGGAGGCGTCCCATCACTGGGGCTGGCGCATCCGCGCGACACGTTCACGGCGCACTATCAGTACGGCCGCGGCATCGCTTGCTGTGTGCCCGATAGGGGCGGTGACCTTCAACTGGACTCCACTGGTACAcctgtggtggcggggcgCGTCGCGCACACGCCAACCGCAGGCAAGGGACTGTGTGCTGTCCACCGCGAGTCGCCGCAGCCAGAAGCGATGCAGGCCAGTCGCGAGTGGCACCCGGATCCGCATCAACAGCATCGGCATCTCGAGACGCCTTCTGGCGGCTGCCAGGTCGAGGAGAGCTTTTCCACCTTGGTGTGTTCTGGCGGCCATGATGGGCCGTTGCCCGGTGTGATCTCCTCCTCATGGTTGACCAGCACGGGCGCTGCTCCCTGCCGATTGCCAGCGGTGTGCTGCGGCGTTTGTCGCGCTCTGGGGGTTCTGGGTCAGGCAGTGCTGTTGGGCCCAACCGGGTCTCTCGTGATTCACCTGCAGTTTGACGAACGTGAATGGTTTGACATGAGCGCCCCAATAGTGCCAGCAGCCACGGCCCACGGCTGGCtgcccaccgccaccgctgatACTACGGCGGCGTGCCCGCCACTATCGTCGCACTGGGCATCCCAGTACGCTGCCGACCCAGCCACCGCACTGGCAGCGGTTTTGTACGCCGTCTTGCAAGGCGGGAGCGCCACGAGCTTCGCCGGGCAGCATTGCCACGCTTCGGTTGGaggccaccgcagcagcccgaCACACGTTGGCGGCTCCGTCTCACTTGCCGAGTTTGTCGAGTGGCTGGTGTGGCTCCTGAACGCCCCGCAGCCGGCCCTGGTTGTGGAGTGGCACGTCTCCACCTCTACCTCgacgacgaccaccacctGCACTACTCACAAGTGCGAAGATGTTACACCGAGCTTGTCGCGTAATTTGGGGGTTTGTGGCGGTTCGCAAGTGTCAGTCTCGTCGCCTTGCACCCccgcggcacagctgcactcACCGTTGGTCTCATCGCGATCTCCGGTCACCGCGCCTCCCCATTCCATGCATTCTTGTGGCGCCACATTCGGCTCAAAATCATCCTTTCAGGTGACTCGCGCCTATGGCAGAGACGAGGGCTACGCAACCGCCTCGCTGTCCACAGACCACCCGCAATACGAAGGCTACCTGACCAGCTCCTCCGCGCCGCACGGGACTACCACCTCCGTTCCATTAGGCACGTTAACCCAGCCCCGGCGCCCCACCGTGATGCAACTGCTTGAGACGTACAGCGATGTGGTGCAGagccgcgccgccgtgccTGCTCCCCCCGCTACCACCTTGCCAACCTCCTCCGTTGGCAGCTCGTGCGCTCTTCCATTCACACACTCCAATGGCACGAGTGAGCATGCCGCCGAAGCCATGAAGCCGCACCGGCTACTGGACTGCctgctggcggcgcaggagTCGTTGCGGCTCTGTGAGGCCACATCCCTCTTTGACGGGGTGGAGcggccgctggtgctggcgaaggagctCGAGGTGGCTGCCGAAGCGGAACGATTACTGAACGCGAGCTCTGTGGTGACCTCACTGCAGTTTCGTCCACGCTCTGCACGACTGTGAGACGGGGGCGGCATTGGTGGCCACCTGCATGTTTGcgcagcctcctccccccacttgGATCCTTCTCGTACCCCTCGCAGCTTCACTGTGGTCACGTGGGACCGTGGCTCTGACGCCGTTGCTAATGCCAGTGAGAGTGTTCGCTCGTCGTAGACTTACCGCATTCGCCGCCCGCGCGCATACGAAGAGAAACAACAGCACgtgcacctccacccccacccccacacacaggaCCAGTGAAATCGAGGTGC
This window contains:
- a CDS encoding hypothetical protein (TriTrypDB/GeneDB-style sysID: LpmP.20.5590), which translates into the protein MTLHVNWSNWGASLPPKGYTMSQRNISEAPADYGGQQSSEQASRQHGEGDAVAGRGQLSAAAPLPGSAHRCKRRRTEHVLFISLLKEVFMYLDTIASTQQQQPDHRRVAGHAEEDEEDKIQGTTALPLHAAASRYSTACPAIPHGLWARNRDRSGPLGAASAPLMSVDSAVRDTLRVLQQCWEYCGAPHDAFEPIRLLSPITVHLLLTYGHHTVTHDGQYVVLRGGAEHLPWVGCLYSILLVYAYRHRAAPTIAVATGTDEGDGSVALGSECISRLLLLNCHSFGWLNHNGAGEYECSHRRLYQVREALLELLEDPRFTALGRPAGCHLCASSMVGGDAWTLVLLGDTIVMEGGVPSLGLAHPRDTFTAHYQYGRGIACCVPDRGGDLQLDSTGTPVVAGRVAHTPTAGKGLCAVHRESPQPEAMQASREWHPDPHQQHRHLETPSGGCQVEESFSTLVCSGGHDGPLPGVISSSWLTSTGAAPCRLPAVCCGVCRALGVLGQAVLLGPTGSLVIHLQFDEREWFDMSAPIVPAATAHGWLPTATADTTAACPPLSSHWASQYAADPATALAAVLYAVLQGGSATSFAGQHCHASVGGHRSSPTHVGGSVSLAEFVEWLVWLLNAPQPALVVEWHVSTSTSTTTTTCTTHKCEDVTPSLSRNLGVCGGSQVSVSSPCTPAAQLHSPLVSSRSPVTAPPHSMHSCGATFGSKSSFQVTRAYGRDEGYATASLSTDHPQYEGYLTSSSAPHGTTTSVPLGTLTQPRRPTVMQLLETYSDVVQSRAAVPAPPATTLPTSSVGSSCALPFTHSNGTSEHAAEAMKPHRLLDCLLAAQESLRLCEATSLFDGVERPLVLAKELEVAAEAERLLNASSVVTSLQFRPRSARL